In Amycolatopsis coloradensis, one genomic interval encodes:
- a CDS encoding S1 family peptidase produces the protein MRLRSLVLLAGTAFMALLGSTAPAATAAEPSGVQPMIIGGQYAQSGPWAARLFVNGQQNCSATIIAPQYILTAKHCVASSGSYTFRIGSLDQQSGGTMATAASITRHSGADLAIVRLTSSVNATYAPLGTTSNVAVGQNVQVYGWGATSQCGSEINCQSRYLKVATVRVNSVNCGDYNGGVAVCANRVDGITAGGDSGGPMFSGGRQVGVASTSDRSNNTAYTNITRYRSWIQQVAGV, from the coding sequence ATGCGACTGCGCTCTCTTGTCCTGCTGGCCGGTACCGCCTTCATGGCGTTGCTCGGCTCGACCGCCCCCGCCGCGACCGCCGCCGAGCCCTCGGGCGTGCAGCCGATGATCATCGGAGGTCAGTACGCACAGAGCGGTCCGTGGGCGGCCCGGCTGTTCGTGAACGGCCAGCAGAACTGCAGCGCGACGATCATCGCGCCGCAGTACATCCTCACCGCGAAGCACTGTGTCGCCAGCAGTGGCAGCTACACGTTCCGGATCGGCAGCCTCGACCAGCAGAGCGGCGGCACGATGGCCACGGCGGCGAGCATCACCCGCCACTCGGGCGCGGACCTCGCCATCGTCCGGCTGACGAGTTCGGTCAACGCCACTTACGCACCGCTCGGCACCACGAGCAACGTCGCGGTCGGCCAGAACGTCCAGGTCTACGGCTGGGGCGCGACCAGCCAGTGCGGTTCGGAGATCAACTGCCAGTCCCGCTACCTGAAGGTCGCCACCGTCCGGGTCAACTCGGTCAACTGCGGTGACTACAACGGCGGGGTCGCGGTCTGCGCGAACCGCGTCGACGGCATCACCGCCGGCGGTGACTCGGGCGGCCCGATGTTCTCCGGCGGCCGCCAGGTCGGCGTCGCCTCGACCAGCGACCGGTCGAACAACACCGCCTACACCAACATCACCCGTTACCGCAGCTGGATCCAGCAGGTCGCCGGCGTCTGA
- a CDS encoding NAD(P)H-quinone oxidoreductase encodes MYAITIREPGDPDVLEWTEVPDPVAGEGEVVIEVAASAVNRADLLQRQGNYPPPPGASEIIGLECSGTIAEIGEGVEGWRIGDEVCALLAGGGYGEKVAVPAGQLLPLPAEVELLAAAGLPEVACTVWANVVMHAGLSEGEVLLVHGGAGGIGTHAIQVAKALGATVAVTAGSEDRLESCRQLGADIAINYKEQDFVEVLRAETGGANVILDNMGAKYLDRNLDALAMDGKLVIIGMQGGVKGELNIGKVMGKRASLYGAGLRSRPLEQKAAIVADVRERLWPLVEQGSVKPIVGQVVPMAEAAAAHRALEDGTVFGKVLLAAKS; translated from the coding sequence ATGTACGCGATCACCATCCGTGAGCCTGGCGATCCCGATGTTCTCGAATGGACCGAGGTCCCCGATCCCGTGGCCGGTGAAGGCGAAGTCGTCATCGAGGTCGCCGCGAGCGCCGTCAACCGGGCTGACCTGCTGCAACGCCAGGGGAACTATCCGCCTCCGCCGGGGGCGAGCGAAATCATCGGACTCGAATGTTCGGGCACGATCGCCGAAATCGGCGAAGGCGTCGAAGGATGGCGGATCGGGGACGAGGTTTGTGCTTTGCTCGCCGGTGGCGGCTATGGCGAAAAGGTCGCAGTCCCGGCCGGACAACTGCTTCCGCTGCCCGCCGAAGTCGAATTGCTCGCGGCCGCCGGACTGCCCGAAGTCGCGTGCACTGTCTGGGCGAATGTGGTGATGCACGCCGGCCTGTCCGAGGGTGAGGTCCTGCTCGTCCACGGCGGCGCGGGTGGCATCGGCACGCACGCGATCCAGGTCGCGAAGGCGCTCGGCGCGACGGTCGCGGTGACGGCGGGTTCGGAAGACCGGCTGGAGAGCTGCCGCCAGCTCGGCGCCGACATCGCGATCAACTACAAGGAGCAGGACTTCGTCGAGGTCCTGCGCGCCGAGACCGGCGGCGCGAACGTCATCCTCGACAACATGGGCGCCAAGTACCTCGACCGCAACCTCGACGCGCTGGCCATGGACGGCAAGCTCGTGATCATCGGCATGCAGGGCGGGGTCAAGGGCGAGCTCAACATCGGCAAGGTGATGGGCAAACGCGCGAGCCTCTACGGCGCGGGCCTGCGGTCGCGGCCGCTGGAGCAGAAGGCGGCGATCGTCGCCGACGTCCGCGAGCGGCTGTGGCCGTTGGTGGAGCAAGGCTCGGTGAAACCGATCGTCGGACAAGTCGTCCCGATGGCCGAAGCCGCCGCCGCGCACCGGGCGCTCGAAGACGGCACGGTTTTCGGCAAGGTTCTGCTTGCGGCTAAGTCTTAA
- a CDS encoding helix-turn-helix domain-containing protein codes for MEALAARLSHLDPDVEGAIRVVMFYDTLMRRRVDLPALARATAGLAECVAGIRLHSTGRTIRMAPDGREAAPTAAPASITEAVTLDDEEIGTVWLEREGTPVALDEAVLDRLAIAVATVVERYGPARTTMADPALVELVISAAGDDAARSRALRLLGFPADAPIRVVAVRSGLPLEKIGNLICPGRPVKAASLTDVGIILATAVDPDRFPEDVRAGIGETGCPHRSWQDARTALRFTTARRPVIHYGDLGALALLARIPEEDTRANADVVAITKLAADPEDLRTLDAYCATGSVRQAADSLHLHHSSVARRLTQIGKSLGVDLTDPLGLTRARLALTAWRLLGE; via the coding sequence ATGGAGGCACTGGCCGCGCGGTTGTCGCATCTGGATCCCGACGTCGAAGGAGCGATCCGGGTCGTGATGTTCTACGACACCCTGATGCGGCGGCGGGTCGACCTCCCCGCGCTCGCTCGCGCCACCGCGGGCCTGGCGGAATGCGTCGCGGGCATCCGGCTCCACAGCACGGGACGCACCATCCGCATGGCACCCGACGGCCGCGAAGCCGCGCCGACCGCCGCGCCCGCGTCCATCACGGAGGCGGTCACCCTCGACGACGAGGAGATCGGCACGGTGTGGCTGGAACGGGAGGGAACGCCCGTCGCCCTCGACGAAGCGGTGCTGGACCGGCTCGCGATCGCCGTGGCGACGGTCGTCGAACGGTACGGACCGGCCCGCACCACCATGGCCGATCCGGCGCTGGTGGAGCTCGTGATCAGTGCCGCCGGCGACGACGCCGCGAGGAGCCGGGCCCTGCGGCTGCTGGGTTTCCCCGCCGACGCGCCGATCAGGGTGGTCGCCGTCCGGTCGGGGCTCCCGCTCGAGAAGATCGGGAACCTGATCTGCCCCGGCCGCCCGGTCAAGGCCGCTTCCCTCACCGACGTCGGCATCATCCTCGCCACCGCGGTGGACCCGGACCGCTTTCCGGAGGACGTCCGGGCGGGGATCGGGGAGACCGGCTGCCCGCATCGGTCCTGGCAGGACGCCAGGACGGCCTTGCGTTTCACGACCGCGCGCCGTCCGGTGATCCACTACGGCGACCTCGGAGCGCTGGCGCTGCTCGCGCGGATCCCGGAGGAGGACACGCGGGCCAACGCCGACGTCGTCGCGATCACGAAGCTGGCGGCGGATCCCGAGGATCTGCGGACGCTGGACGCCTACTGCGCCACGGGTTCGGTGCGCCAGGCCGCCGATTCCCTGCATCTGCACCACAGCAGCGTCGCGCGACGGCTGACCCAGATCGGCAAGAGCCTGGGCGTCGACCTGACCGATCCGCTCGGGCTGACCAGGGCGAGGCTCGCCCTCACCGCGTGGCGGCTGCTCGGCGAATGA
- a CDS encoding M28 family peptidase → MSYSRRSIVPSIVVAATAALTVGMAPAATAATGIDGPALAKQLVDKVNVNNVNRHLVAFQRISDATGGRRAASTEGHKRSAEYIATKLEQAGFAVTRQEFPFTYAETLAENLTVAGADVPIIIMAYSPSTPAGGITAPLAVVPVDATSGCEAADYAGGVAGKIALIQRGGCSFAQKQATAAEAGALGAIVYNNVPGPVNGTLGDPAAGKIPTGGITQADGQALATKAGSSVTLDLRAFQEERTSYNVLAETKTGRTDNVVMLGAHLDSVTEGPGINDNGTGSAALLETALQLGSKPKANNTVRFGWWSAEEFGLVGSTHYVNSLTFEQQLDIALYYNYDMIGSPNAAYFAYDGDNSDGVGEGAGPYGSGQLEKTLVDYLQLGKGVPVEGTDFTGRSDYQGFIRAGIPAGGLFTGAEGVKTAAQAAKWGGSANVPYDKCYHQACDNLGNVDRVALERNSDAVAWALGVYAISTENINGVSGAKATKAQALRAAERSQQRSLTASVHADDHHVAA, encoded by the coding sequence ATGTCATATTCGCGAAGAAGCATTGTTCCCTCGATCGTGGTGGCGGCCACCGCCGCGCTCACGGTCGGAATGGCTCCCGCTGCGACAGCCGCCACGGGGATCGACGGTCCCGCACTGGCGAAGCAGCTCGTCGACAAGGTCAACGTGAACAACGTCAATCGGCACCTGGTCGCGTTCCAGCGGATCTCGGACGCCACAGGTGGCCGTCGCGCCGCCAGCACCGAGGGCCACAAGAGGTCCGCGGAGTACATCGCCACCAAGCTGGAGCAGGCGGGCTTCGCGGTCACCCGGCAGGAGTTCCCCTTCACCTACGCGGAGACCCTCGCGGAGAACCTGACGGTCGCGGGCGCCGACGTCCCGATCATCATCATGGCCTACAGCCCGTCGACGCCCGCAGGCGGAATCACCGCGCCGCTCGCGGTGGTCCCGGTCGACGCCACCAGTGGCTGCGAAGCGGCCGACTACGCCGGTGGTGTCGCCGGCAAGATCGCCCTGATCCAGCGCGGTGGCTGCTCCTTCGCGCAGAAGCAGGCGACGGCCGCCGAGGCGGGCGCCCTCGGCGCGATCGTCTACAACAACGTCCCGGGCCCGGTCAACGGCACCCTGGGCGACCCGGCCGCGGGCAAGATCCCGACCGGTGGCATCACCCAGGCCGACGGCCAGGCGCTCGCCACCAAGGCCGGCTCCTCGGTCACCCTCGACCTGCGTGCCTTCCAGGAGGAGCGGACCAGCTACAACGTCCTCGCCGAGACCAAGACCGGCCGCACGGACAACGTCGTGATGCTCGGCGCCCACCTCGACAGCGTCACCGAGGGCCCCGGCATCAACGACAACGGCACCGGTTCCGCCGCGCTGCTGGAGACCGCGCTGCAGCTGGGCAGCAAACCCAAGGCCAACAACACCGTCCGCTTCGGCTGGTGGAGCGCCGAGGAGTTCGGGCTCGTCGGCTCGACGCACTACGTCAACTCGCTGACCTTCGAGCAGCAGCTCGACATCGCGCTCTACTACAACTACGACATGATCGGTTCGCCGAACGCAGCGTACTTCGCGTACGACGGTGACAACTCCGACGGTGTCGGCGAGGGCGCGGGCCCGTACGGCTCGGGGCAGCTCGAAAAGACCTTGGTCGACTACCTGCAGCTCGGCAAGGGCGTCCCGGTCGAGGGCACGGACTTCACCGGCCGCTCGGATTACCAGGGCTTCATCCGCGCCGGTATCCCGGCCGGTGGCCTGTTCACCGGCGCCGAAGGCGTGAAGACCGCCGCACAGGCCGCCAAATGGGGCGGTAGCGCCAACGTTCCTTACGACAAGTGCTACCACCAGGCGTGCGACAACCTCGGCAACGTCGACCGCGTCGCGCTCGAGCGCAACTCGGACGCCGTCGCCTGGGCGCTGGGCGTGTACGCGATCAGCACCGAGAACATCAACGGTGTCTCGGGTGCCAAGGCCACGAAGGCGCAGGCACTGCGCGCGGCCGAGCGGTCGCAGCAGCGAAGCCTGACGGCTTCGGTCCACGCTGACGACCACCACGTCGCCGCCTGA